One Hordeum vulgare subsp. vulgare chromosome 4H, MorexV3_pseudomolecules_assembly, whole genome shotgun sequence DNA window includes the following coding sequences:
- the LOC123448843 gene encoding uncharacterized protein LOC123448843: MAVCSPPSAPEKKRKWLLSNRKVIDRYLREARAILATAPESGGGDAVAALGLIDAALELSPRMEAALELRARALLALRRYREVAEMLRDYIPSCGKSCSGEDASSSSSLSSSSSGDLGTISRAKLLSPDRHRSDAAETDTGAARSFRCFDVSELKRRVLAGLSKNPNTDTQWRYLVLGEACFHLGLIEDAMVLLQTGRRLASAAFRRESVCWSEDSFSSSTVAAAVASVPSGNASKSGSAFIIPAVESEAMSQLLAHVKLLLRRRTAAMAALDAGLPAEAVRHFSKILEARRGVLPHTFAAACLVGRAASFQAGGRPADAIADCNRALALDPAYIPALRARADLLQSVGALSDSLRDLDHLKLLYDAALRDGKLPGPRWRPQGGVRYREIAGAHRKLIARIQGLRSRAAVGEGCNIDYYALLGVRRGCTRSELERAHLLLSLKLKPDRAVVFGERLELVDEHRDLEAVRDQARMSALLLYRMLQKGYSFIMSAVIDEEAAARQRAREAATALSKQQQQAAPMPENPPAVNSSTARTTVKPKAKAAAGVATLSSQAAAPVYQGVFCRDLAVVGTLLSRSGFDRSLPVKCEAMSC, encoded by the exons ATGGCGGTATGTTCGCCTCCTTCTGCtccggagaagaagaggaagtggcTCCTCAGCAACAGGAAG GTGATCGACAGGTACCTTCGGGAGGCGCGGGCGATTCTCGCGACGGCGCCGGAATCCGGGGGCGGTGACGCCGTGGCGGCGCTCGGCCTCATCGACGCGGCGCTGGAGCTGTCGCCGAGGATGGAGGCCGCGCTGGAGCTGCGGGCGCGAGCGCTCCTCGCCCTGCGTCGTTACCGCGAGGTCGCGGAGATGCTCCGTGACTACATCCCCAGCTGCGGCAAGTCCTGCTCCGGCGAGGatgcctcctcctcgtcgtccttgtCCTCTTCCAGCTCCGGTGACCTTGGCACGATCTCCCGTGCCAAGCTCCTCTCTCCCGACCGTCACCGCTCGGACGCGGCCGAGACCGACACAGGGGCCGCTCGCTCCTTCCGCTGCTTCGATGTCTCCGAGCTCAAACGCCGCGTCCTGGCCGGCCTCTCCAAGAACCCCAACACGGACACGCAGTGGAGGTACCTTGTCCTGGGGGAAGCTTGCTTTCACCTGGGCCTCATTGAGGATGCCATGGTTCTTCTCCAGACCGGCCGCCGTCTCGCCTCGGCGGCCTTCCGTCGCGAGAGCGTTTGTTGGTCGGAGGACAGCTTCTCATCATCGACTGTCGCCGCAGCTGTCGCCTCGGTGCCGTCGGGCAACGCCTCCAAGTCCGGGTCGGCGTTCATCATACCAGCCGTGGAGTCGGAGGCCATGTCCCAGCTCCTGGCTCACGTCAAGCTCCTGCTCCGCCGCCGCACGGCCGCCATGGCGGCCCTCGACGCGGGCCTCCCAGCGGAGGCTGTCCGCCATTTCTCCAAGATACTCGAGGCACGCCGTGGCGTGCTCCCGCACACCTTCGCCGCCGCGTGCCTCGTCGGCCGTGCCGCCTCGTTCCAGGCCGGCGGGCGCCCAGCAGACGCCATAGCAGATTGCAACCGTGCGCTGGCTCTCGACCCTGCGTACATCCCGGCGCTCCGCGCCCGTGCCGACCTTCTTCAGTCCGTGGGGGCGCTCAGCGATTCCCTTCGTgaccttgaccacctcaaacttcTGTACGACGCGGCGCTCCGTGACGGCAAGCTGCCGGGGCCTAGGTGGCGACCGCAGGGTGGTGTGCGCTACCGCGAGATCGCCGGCGCTCACCGCAAGTTGATCGCCCGGATTCAGGGGCTACGCAGCCGCGCCGCCGTCGGCGAGGGGTGTAACATCGACTACTACGCTCTACTGGGCGTGCGGCGCGGGTGCACGCGCTCTGAGCTGGAGCGCGCGCACTTGCTGCTCTCGCTAAAGCTCAAGCCTGACCGCGCCGTGGTGTTCGGCGAGCGGCTGGAGCTGGTGGACGAGCACCGCGACCTGGAGGCGGTGCGCGACCAGGCGCGCATGTCCGCTCTGCTCTTGTACAGGATGCTGCAGAAGGGGTACTCGTTCATCATGTCGGCCGTGATCGACGAGGAGGCTGCCGCTAGGCAGAGAGCGAGAGAAGCCGCGACAGCGTTGtccaagcaacaacaacaagcggCGCCGATGCCGGAGAATCCTCCCGCCGTAAACAGCTCGACCGCGAGGACGACGGTGAAACCTAAGGCAAAGGCTGCTGCGGGCGTTGCAACACTGTCGTCCCAGGCGGCAGCTCCGGTGTACCAAGGGGTGTTCTGCCGCGACCTGGCGGTGGTGGGCACCCTGCTGTCCCGCAGCGGGTTCGACCGCTCCCTCCCGGTGAAATGCGAGGCGATGAGCTGCTGA